GGAATGGCATTAGCAGGAGCAGTAGGACGAGGAGCACCAgcagtagtatcagcagcagcagcaataacagcaggagcagcagcagcacaaagaggagcagcagcaggaggaggagcagcagtagcagcagcagcaggagcagtagcagcagcaggagcagcagcagcactaggagcagcagcagcagtatgagcagcagcagtagcagcagcagcaacagcagttgtatgagcagcagcagcagcagtagtatgagcagcagcagtatgagcagcagcagcagtatgagctgcagtagcagcaggagcagtagtagcagtagcagcagcagcaacagcagtagcagcagcagtagcaggagaaGCGGCAAcaatagcagcagcagaagcaggagcagcagcagcagtaggagcagcagtagcaggagcaggggcaggagcagcagcagtagcaggagcaggagaagtagcaacagcagcagcagaagcaggatcagcagcagcagtaggagcagcaaGAGCAGCAGTTGTATGAGCAGCAGCAGtatgagcagcagcagcagtatgagtagcagtagcagcaggagcagtagtagcagtagcagcagcagcaacagcagtagcagcagcagtagcaggagcaggagAAGCGGCAACAACAaaagcagcagcagaagcaggagcagcagcagcagtaggagcagcagcagcagtaggagcagcagtagcaggagcaggggcaggagcagcagcagtagcaggagcaggagAAGTAGCAACAGCGGCAGCAGAAGCAggatcagcagcagcagtaggagcagcaacagcagcagcaggagcaggagcaacaGCAGTAACAGGAGCATCAGCAGCAGtggcagcagcaggagcaggagctgCAGttgtagcaggagcagcagtagtagcagcagcaggagcatcagcagcagcaggagcaggagcagcagcagcaggaacaggaatagtagcagtaggagcagcagtagcagtaggagcaacagcagcaggagcaggagctggagaagcagcagcagcagcagtagcaacagcagcagcatcagtagcagcagcagcaggagcagcagtagcaggagcagcagcagcaggagcaagagcaggagtaggagcagcagtagcaggagcagcagcagcagtagcaacagcagcaggagcagcagcagcaggagaagCAACAGCATCAAAAGCAGGAGcagcaggagtagcagcagcattagAAGCAGCaatagcaggagcaggagcagcaacagtaacaggagcaggagtagcagtagcaatagtagcagcagcagcagcagcaggagcagaaaGAGCAGCAGATGTAGTAGAAGGAATAGCAGTAGGAATGGCATTAGCAGGAGCAGTAGGACGAGGAGCACcatcagtagtagcagcagcagcagcaataacagcagaagcagcagcagtacaaagaggagcagcagcaggaggaggagcagcagtagcagtagcagcagcagcaggagcagtagcagcagcagcagtatgagcagcggcaggagtagcagcagtagcagcagcagcaacagcagttgtatgagcagcagcagcagttgtatGAGCAGCAGCAAtatgagcagcagcagcagtatgagcagcagtagcagcaggagcagcagtagcagcagcagcaacagcaatagcaggagcaggagaagcagcaacaatagcagcagcagaagcaggagcagcagcagcagtaggagcagtagcaggggcaggagcagcagcagtaacaggagcagcagtagcagcagcagcagtagcaggagcaggagaagtagcaacagcagcagcagaagcaggatcagcagcagcagtaggagcagcaacAGCacgagcaggagcaggagcaacaGCAGtaacaggagcagcagcagcagtagcagcagcagcaggagcaggagctgCAGTTGTAGCAggaggagcagcagtagtagcagcagcagcaggagcagcagcagcagtagcagcaggagcaggagcagcagcagcaggaacaggaatagtagcagtaggagcagcagtagcagtaggagcaacagcagcaggagcaggagaagcagcagcagcagcagtagcaacagcagcagcatcatcagtagcagcagcagcagcaggagcagcagtagcaggagcagcagcagcaggagcaagagcaggagtaggagcagcagcagcaggagcagcagcagtaacaggagcagcagcaggagcaggagcaggagaagCAACAGCATCAAGTGCAGGAGcagcaggagtagcagcagcattagAAGCAGCaatagcaggagcaggagcaggagcagcaacaggagcaggagtagcagcagcaggaacaGAAAGAGCAGCAGATATAGTAGAAGGAAATGCAGTAGGAATGGCATTAGCAGGAGCTGTAGGACGAGGAGcaccagcagtagtagcagcagcagcagcagcacaaagaggagcagcagcaggaggaggagcagcagtagcagtagcagcagcaggagcagtagcagcagcagcaacactaggagcagcagcagcagtatgagcagcggcaggagcagcagcagcaacagcagttgtataagcagcagcagcagcagttgtatGAGCAACAGCAAtgtgagcagcagcagcagtatgagcagctgtagcagcaggagcagtagtagcagtagcagcagcaacagcagtagcagcagcagtagcaggagcaggagAAGCAGCAACAAtaacagcagcaggagcagcagcagcagtaggagcagcagcagcaggagcaggggcaggagcagcaacagtaacaggagcaggagcagcagtagcagcagcagcagcagtagcaggagcaggagaagtagcaacagcagcagaagcaggatcagcagcagcagaaggagcaacaacagcaggagcaggagcaggagcaacaGCAGtaacaggagcagcagcagcagcaggagcaggagctgCAGTTGTAGCAggaggagcagcagtagtagcaggagcagcagcagcagtagcagcaggagcaggagcagcagcagcaggaacaggaatagtagcagtaggagcagcagtagcagtaggagcaacagcagcaggagcaggagctggagaagcagcagcagcagtagcaacagcagcagcagcagcagcaggagcagcagcagcaggagcaagacCAGGAGTAGGAGCAGGAGAAGCAACAGCATCAAGAGCAGGAGcagcaggagtagcagcagcattagAAGCAGCaatagcaggagcaggagcagaaAGAGCAGCAGATGTAGTAGAAGGAATAGCAGTAGGAATGGCATTAGCAGGAGCAGTAGGACGAGGAGcaccagcagtagta
The sequence above is a segment of the Periplaneta americana isolate PAMFEO1 chromosome 3, P.americana_PAMFEO1_priV1, whole genome shotgun sequence genome. Coding sequences within it:
- the LOC138697041 gene encoding autotransporter adhesin BpaC-like, encoding SSSSSSNSSRSSSSRRSNSIKSRSSRSSSSIRSSNSRSRSSNSNRSRSSSSNSSSSSSSRSRKSSRCSRRNSSRNGISRSSRTRSTISSSSSSSNNSRSSSSTKRSSSRRRSSSSSSSSSRSSSSSSSMSSGRSSSSSSSSNSSCMSSSSSCMSSTAAAVAAAAGAGAAVVAGGAAVVAAAAGAAAAVAAGAGAAAAGTGIVAVGAAVAVGATAAGAGEAAAAAVATAAASSVAAAAAGAAVAGAAAAGARAGVGAAAAGAAAVTGAAAGAGAGEATASSAGAAGVAAALEAAIAGAGAGAATGAGVAAAGTERAADIVEGNAQQQQQHKEEQQQEEEQQ